In Kordia antarctica, the following proteins share a genomic window:
- a CDS encoding DUF4369 domain-containing protein, with the protein MYRKLIVVLAVLGFIACGKETKGNLTITGNIDGLKEGTIFLQKVQDTSLITLDSLIVKGDAHFTFTTTIDEPQVLYIYLDKKDFNDLNDRIDFFAEPGEMTINTSLRRFVSDLKVTGSKNHEELIAFKEFMSKFNTKELTLLQDGIKAQKEADTEKLTEINDKINSYGKSRMRYILNYAFTNNDKEITPYVVTTETFDANIRFLDTIYQQLTPRIMESKYGKQLKVLIEERKLEGVE; encoded by the coding sequence ATGTATAGAAAACTGATTGTAGTCCTTGCGGTGTTAGGATTTATTGCTTGTGGAAAAGAAACGAAAGGTAATTTAACGATTACTGGAAACATTGATGGTTTGAAAGAAGGAACCATTTTTCTACAGAAAGTACAAGATACAAGCTTGATTACCTTAGATTCTTTGATTGTAAAAGGCGATGCACATTTTACATTTACGACTACTATTGATGAACCTCAAGTGCTGTATATATATTTGGATAAGAAAGATTTTAACGATTTGAATGATCGGATTGACTTTTTTGCCGAGCCTGGCGAAATGACAATCAATACGTCACTACGTAGATTTGTGAGCGATTTGAAAGTTACAGGCTCGAAAAACCATGAGGAATTGATCGCTTTTAAAGAGTTTATGAGCAAATTCAACACGAAAGAGTTGACATTGTTACAAGACGGAATAAAAGCGCAAAAAGAAGCTGACACAGAAAAGTTAACAGAAATCAACGACAAAATAAATAGCTACGGAAAAAGCAGAATGCGTTATATTCTAAATTATGCGTTTACGAATAACGATAAAGAAATTACGCCTTATGTTGTAACTACAGAAACGTTTGATGCGAATATTCGTTTTTTAGATACGATTTACCAACAATTGACGCCAAGAATTATGGAATCTAAATATGGAAAGCAATTGAAAGTATTGATTGAGGAGCGGAAATTGGAAGGTGTTGAGTAA
- a CDS encoding DUF819 family protein has translation MHAKPFFSSDKIVFGILMVILGFVFYTESSKNSGWRKFYKFVPALLICYLLPAILSSLGIISDKYSETYMIASRFLLPAALILMTLSIDLKSIFNLGPKALIMFFTGTVGIIIGGPLAILLISVFSPETVGGAGPEAVWRGLSTLAGSWIGGGANQAAMYEIYKYSPDKYGAMVLVDIVVANLWMAILLLGIGKTKKIDKWFKADNSAIERLKENVSSFAEKIKRNPTLTDLMIILAIAFGGVSIAHYGASNITDFLTSNFDAVKDKDGGLSFLGSSFFWMITIATAFGIGLSYTKAKNYEGAGASKIGSVFIYVLVASIGMKMDLGKVLENPGLIVVGLVWMAFHAALLILVAKLIRAPFFFLAVGSQANVGGAASAPIVASAFHPSLTSVGVLLAVFGYVVGTYGAILCTLLMKIASPVM, from the coding sequence ATACATGCAAAACCATTTTTTAGTAGTGACAAAATTGTATTTGGAATTTTAATGGTGATTCTTGGTTTTGTATTTTACACAGAATCTAGCAAAAACTCAGGTTGGAGAAAATTCTACAAATTTGTTCCTGCATTATTAATTTGCTACTTATTGCCTGCAATTTTAAGTTCACTCGGTATTATTTCAGATAAATATTCAGAAACGTATATGATTGCGAGTCGCTTCTTATTGCCTGCCGCATTAATTTTAATGACGTTGAGTATTGACTTAAAAAGTATTTTCAATCTAGGTCCAAAAGCCTTAATTATGTTCTTTACAGGAACTGTCGGAATCATCATTGGTGGACCTTTGGCAATTTTATTAATCTCTGTTTTTTCGCCTGAAACTGTTGGCGGTGCTGGACCAGAAGCTGTTTGGCGTGGACTTTCTACCTTAGCAGGAAGTTGGATTGGCGGCGGCGCAAATCAAGCAGCGATGTACGAAATTTACAAATACAGTCCTGACAAATATGGAGCAATGGTATTGGTTGATATTGTAGTGGCAAATCTTTGGATGGCGATTTTATTATTAGGAATTGGAAAAACTAAAAAAATTGACAAATGGTTTAAAGCTGACAATTCTGCGATTGAACGTTTAAAAGAAAATGTATCTTCTTTTGCCGAAAAAATAAAGCGAAATCCAACATTAACCGATTTAATGATTATTCTAGCCATCGCTTTTGGTGGAGTTTCCATTGCGCATTATGGCGCAAGCAATATAACCGATTTCTTAACGAGTAATTTTGATGCTGTAAAAGATAAAGATGGCGGTTTGTCATTTTTAGGTTCTTCTTTCTTTTGGATGATTACGATTGCAACTGCTTTCGGAATTGGACTTTCATACACGAAAGCAAAAAACTATGAAGGTGCTGGCGCAAGTAAAATAGGAAGTGTTTTTATTTACGTTTTAGTCGCTTCAATTGGAATGAAAATGGATTTAGGAAAAGTATTAGAAAACCCCGGATTAATTGTTGTCGGATTGGTTTGGATGGCATTTCACGCAGCATTATTAATATTGGTTGCAAAACTCATTCGTGCACCATTTTTCTTCCTCGCTGTCGGGAGTCAGGCAAACGTTGGTGGCGCGGCTTCTGCTCCAATTGTAGCCTCAGCTTTTCATCCTTCATTAACATCGGTTGGTGTACTTTTGGCTGTGTTTGGCTATGTAGTTGGAACGTATGGCGCAATTTTGTGTACACTTTTAATGAAAATCGCTTCTCCAGTCATGTAA
- a CDS encoding Arc family DNA-binding protein, translating into MAKKKAFALRMNEEMLKSIEKWAADEFRSTNGQIEWMLMQSLKNAKREPKKKNDSSLQTPE; encoded by the coding sequence ATGGCTAAGAAAAAAGCTTTTGCATTACGAATGAATGAAGAGATGTTAAAATCTATTGAAAAATGGGCGGCTGACGAATTTCGCAGTACCAATGGACAAATAGAATGGATGCTCATGCAAAGTCTGAAAAATGCAAAAAGAGAACCCAAAAAGAAAAATGATTCTTCACTGCAAACACCAGAATAA
- a CDS encoding DUF4177 domain-containing protein, with the protein MKEYKVIKPSLGWRNRSEKLEEILNNHAKQGWILKDLNKNEGAIQIVFERNKNR; encoded by the coding sequence ATGAAAGAATACAAAGTCATAAAACCAAGTTTAGGTTGGAGAAACAGAAGTGAAAAACTAGAAGAAATTCTCAACAATCATGCAAAACAAGGTTGGATTTTAAAAGATCTCAATAAAAATGAAGGTGCTATTCAAATTGTCTTTGAGCGTAACAAAAACAGATAA
- a CDS encoding SPFH domain-containing protein — MKEEKIIAPANGYLMLFLFLALFFGAIAAAIFTKNPIFLLIIILALFIAPGFVMVNPNNSRVLLLFGKYVGTIKENGFYWVNPFFSKKKISLRASNFDSERLKVNDKLGNPVMISTILVWKVSDTYKAAFDVDNYEHFVRVQTDAAVRKLASMYPYDNFADEGHDEDITLRSSVNEVSEALEKELDERLSIAGIHVLEARIGYLAYAQEIASAMLKRQQATAIVAARHKIVEGAVSMVEMALNELNKKNILILDEERKAAMVSNLLVILCGDKEASPVINAGTLNQ; from the coding sequence ATGAAAGAAGAAAAAATTATTGCTCCTGCAAATGGTTATTTAATGTTATTCCTATTCCTTGCATTATTTTTTGGAGCAATTGCAGCCGCAATTTTCACTAAGAATCCTATATTTTTATTAATTATCATTCTCGCACTATTTATTGCGCCAGGATTTGTAATGGTAAATCCTAATAATTCTCGTGTGCTTCTTTTATTTGGTAAATATGTTGGAACAATAAAGGAAAACGGTTTTTATTGGGTAAATCCATTTTTTTCGAAAAAGAAAATTTCCTTACGTGCAAGCAATTTTGACAGTGAACGTTTAAAAGTGAATGACAAACTTGGAAATCCTGTTATGATTAGTACTATCTTAGTTTGGAAAGTAAGTGACACCTACAAAGCCGCTTTTGACGTAGATAATTACGAACATTTTGTGCGCGTACAAACAGATGCGGCAGTTCGTAAATTGGCAAGTATGTATCCATATGATAATTTTGCCGATGAAGGTCATGATGAAGATATTACATTACGTTCTAGTGTAAATGAAGTCAGCGAAGCATTAGAAAAAGAATTGGACGAGCGTTTATCTATCGCAGGAATTCATGTATTAGAAGCTAGAATTGGATATTTAGCGTATGCACAAGAAATTGCAAGTGCTATGTTAAAAAGACAGCAAGCAACAGCTATTGTAGCTGCCAGACATAAAATTGTAGAAGGTGCCGTAAGTATGGTAGAAATGGCGTTGAACGAATTAAACAAAAAAAATATATTAATATTAGACGAAGAACGAAAAGCGGCAATGGTAAGCAACTTATTAGTAATTCTTTGTGGAGATAAAGAAGCTTCTCCAGTAATAAATGCAGGAACTTTAAACCAATAA
- a CDS encoding alpha-ketoglutarate-dependent dioxygenase AlkB family protein, with protein MNEFSLFSDKTPQQLHLPNADIIYYPNFIASAEATQLYEMLQKETPWQQDDIKVFGKVYAQPRLTALYGTNQKSYSYSSIEMIPHPLTSTLVELKKIVDETCNADFTTLLLNYYRNGKDSNGWHADNEKELGKNPIIASLSFGHERYFHLKHRTDKSLKNKLLLQHGSLLLMKGETQHHWLHQIPKTAKQIQGRINITFRIIP; from the coding sequence ATGAATGAATTTTCTTTGTTTTCAGATAAAACTCCTCAGCAATTGCATTTACCAAATGCAGACATTATATACTATCCAAATTTTATCGCTTCCGCAGAAGCAACTCAGCTATATGAAATGCTTCAAAAAGAAACACCTTGGCAACAAGATGACATTAAAGTATTTGGAAAAGTGTATGCACAACCGCGATTGACTGCTTTGTATGGAACTAATCAAAAATCATACAGTTATTCTTCTATAGAAATGATTCCGCATCCATTGACCTCAACATTAGTAGAATTAAAAAAAATTGTAGACGAAACTTGCAATGCTGATTTCACTACTTTATTACTCAATTATTATAGAAACGGAAAAGATAGTAACGGTTGGCACGCAGATAACGAAAAGGAATTGGGCAAAAATCCAATTATAGCTTCGTTGAGTTTTGGACACGAACGTTATTTTCATTTAAAACATCGCACCGATAAATCACTCAAAAACAAACTATTACTACAACATGGAAGTTTATTATTGATGAAAGGCGAAACGCAACATCATTGGTTGCATCAAATCCCAAAAACGGCAAAACAAATTCAAGGTCGAATTAATATTACATTTCGAATTATTCCATGA